One window from the genome of Gimesia aquarii encodes:
- a CDS encoding Gfo/Idh/MocA family protein, with protein MADRKQLLIVGVGSIGERHLRCFQSTGRADVSICELNEDLRQKIGNQYQVEKQYADVDSALADPHDCVVIATPAHLHIAMSKQAVEAGLDLFIEKPLSTNFEGIDELQALLQETRRKAAIAYVYRAHPALAAMKADLDSGKFGKPVQLIVVSGQNFPTYRPAYRDIYYKSRELGGGAVQDALTHSMNAGEYLVGPVDALVADFSHQVLEGVDVEDTVHVITRQGSVLGNFSLNQHQPANESAITVVCERGMLRFEYQNSWYRWITEPESEWQIGFYETLERDTLFQRQANAFLDYLEDLCPPLCSFEDGVQTLAVNLSILNSVEKRSWIEPADFISS; from the coding sequence ATGGCAGATCGAAAACAATTACTGATTGTGGGTGTTGGTTCGATTGGCGAGCGGCATTTACGCTGTTTTCAATCGACGGGGCGTGCTGACGTATCTATCTGTGAATTGAATGAAGACCTACGCCAAAAAATCGGCAACCAGTATCAGGTTGAGAAGCAGTATGCGGATGTAGATTCGGCTTTGGCGGATCCACATGACTGTGTGGTGATTGCGACTCCCGCGCATTTGCATATCGCAATGTCTAAGCAAGCCGTTGAAGCCGGACTGGATCTTTTCATTGAAAAACCTTTGAGTACAAACTTCGAGGGAATCGACGAGCTACAAGCACTCTTACAGGAGACGCGTCGTAAAGCGGCAATCGCCTATGTCTATCGTGCGCATCCGGCTCTGGCCGCGATGAAAGCGGACCTTGATTCCGGGAAGTTTGGAAAACCTGTTCAACTGATTGTGGTTTCAGGACAAAACTTTCCCACATATCGTCCGGCTTATCGCGATATTTATTACAAATCCAGAGAACTGGGGGGCGGTGCGGTTCAGGATGCCTTAACGCATTCGATGAATGCGGGCGAGTATCTGGTGGGACCAGTGGATGCTTTGGTAGCTGATTTTTCACATCAAGTACTGGAAGGAGTTGATGTTGAAGACACAGTTCATGTCATCACCCGACAAGGAAGTGTCCTGGGGAATTTTAGTTTGAACCAACATCAGCCAGCGAATGAGTCGGCGATTACTGTAGTTTGTGAGCGGGGCATGTTACGGTTTGAATATCAAAACAGCTGGTATCGCTGGATTACAGAACCTGAATCTGAATGGCAGATTGGTTTTTATGAAACTCTGGAACGGGATACACTCTTCCAGAGACAGGCGAACGCTTTTTTAGACTATCTGGAGGATTTATGCCCTCCATTATGCTCTTTTGAGGACGGAGTGCAGACCCTGGCTGTGAACCTTTCCATATTGAACTCGGTCGAGAAACGGTCATGGATCGAACCGGCAGATTTTATTTCCTCCTGA
- a CDS encoding glycoside hydrolase family protein, whose translation MKQQMMILIVLLAILTLPESYAGEPKPLEIGSQRELFVDDYLIDKMKGVELRLHHPVDEGVVLKFDNPWEGLFCGYCTIIKDGDIYRAYYRGRPTAGADGDVGEVYCYAESKDGKNWTKPEFALFEKQGHKKNNIILADAAPMTHNFSPFLDTRPGVPKAERYKALGGTMSSGLVAFTSADGIHWKQHPAGAVITKKMVPFPYMFDSQNVAFWSPVEKKYLSYFRVFKDGIRRIARVESDDFIHWSKPVLMNYTHRDEKAPIEHLYTNQTHPYFRAPHIYLAVAARFMPGRQVLTDAQAKEVGVHPKYFKDTSDAILMTTRGDNTYQRTFLSGFITGGIGAQNWVSRTNYPALNVVQTGPSEMSIYVNQDYAQPTAHLRRYSLRLDGFASVRADYKGGELVTKPLIFDGSKLSINFSTSAAGGIKVEIQDADGKPIPGFTLADSREQIGNEVNRIVTWKGGDDLKALSGKPIRLRFVMKDADLYSLQFTD comes from the coding sequence ATGAAGCAACAGATGATGATACTGATCGTTTTGCTGGCAATTCTGACATTACCAGAGAGTTATGCGGGGGAACCAAAGCCGCTTGAAATTGGAAGTCAGCGCGAGTTGTTCGTCGATGATTATCTGATCGATAAAATGAAGGGGGTTGAATTACGATTGCATCATCCTGTGGATGAAGGTGTGGTGTTAAAGTTTGATAACCCTTGGGAAGGTTTGTTTTGTGGATATTGCACAATCATAAAAGATGGTGACATTTATCGAGCTTATTACCGGGGAAGACCGACTGCCGGAGCCGATGGTGATGTGGGTGAAGTGTATTGTTATGCCGAATCAAAAGATGGTAAGAACTGGACGAAGCCAGAATTTGCGCTGTTTGAAAAACAGGGCCACAAAAAGAACAACATCATTCTCGCCGACGCGGCACCGATGACGCATAACTTTTCACCTTTTCTCGATACACGTCCCGGTGTTCCTAAAGCGGAACGGTATAAGGCGCTCGGCGGAACGATGTCGAGTGGTCTGGTGGCCTTTACCTCGGCAGATGGAATTCACTGGAAACAGCATCCAGCAGGCGCTGTGATTACCAAAAAAATGGTTCCTTTTCCCTACATGTTCGATTCGCAGAATGTAGCATTCTGGTCCCCTGTGGAGAAGAAGTATCTGAGTTATTTTCGTGTCTTTAAAGATGGGATACGTCGCATTGCAAGAGTTGAAAGTGATGATTTTATTCATTGGTCCAAGCCTGTTTTGATGAATTATACTCACCGCGATGAAAAAGCACCCATCGAGCATCTTTATACAAATCAGACTCATCCCTATTTTCGAGCACCTCATATCTATCTGGCCGTCGCAGCGCGGTTTATGCCAGGGCGTCAGGTATTAACGGACGCGCAAGCGAAAGAAGTAGGAGTTCATCCGAAGTACTTTAAAGATACTTCGGATGCGATTTTGATGACGACTCGCGGAGATAATACGTATCAACGAACATTCTTGAGCGGATTTATCACGGGTGGTATCGGTGCTCAAAATTGGGTTTCAAGAACGAACTATCCTGCTTTGAATGTGGTTCAGACTGGTCCCAGCGAAATGTCGATTTATGTCAACCAGGATTATGCACAGCCGACTGCGCATTTACGACGTTATTCTTTACGACTGGATGGGTTTGCTTCCGTACGAGCCGACTATAAAGGAGGGGAACTCGTAACGAAACCATTGATTTTTGACGGATCTAAGCTTTCAATCAACTTTTCCACTTCCGCAGCGGGTGGTATCAAAGTAGAAATTCAGGATGCAGACGGAAAGCCAATCCCCGGCTTTACATTAGCTGATTCTCGTGAACAAATTGGAAACGAAGTCAATCGGATCGTAACTTGGAAGGGAGGCGATGATTTGAAGGCACTCAGTGGAAAACCGATTCGACTACGGTTTGTCATGAAAGATGCTGACTTGTATTCTCTACAGTTCACAGACTGA
- a CDS encoding GntR family transcriptional regulator — protein MTTRASEPEQTDSTLPAIQSGKQRPKYMQLVDQLIQKVTQGDVRPGEALPSEHQLCETYQLARTTVRNAMQLLEQQGWITRIHGKGSFVSTKPPLPISKTLDIFAFVLPETRTGFYPSLQRSFEQAAALTQNQVLVCCTENKVDAQGNTILQLIDKHVAGVALVPATVLATPAYQIRQLQQHGIPVVFCHREVKGVQAPLLSIPFREVGLLAGQTLLKHGHESVALFSPHRATAAIEYESGLREALSSRGTSCPEPYIFHGPSSQLHPIDYEQDLLATLEAMFKQPDPPTAIFATFDSLAELIYLLLGKMGLRVPDDVSLIGFGGTVRHGAIQSRLSSITVDEVAIGQKAAELLTLMKEGTLPIDSAEVYSMPINMSEGQTLGPAPQK, from the coding sequence ATGACAACACGTGCTTCTGAACCAGAACAGACAGACTCCACACTTCCCGCAATCCAGTCCGGCAAACAGCGCCCGAAATATATGCAATTAGTCGATCAATTGATCCAGAAGGTAACTCAAGGAGATGTTCGCCCAGGCGAGGCACTCCCTTCCGAACACCAATTGTGTGAAACCTATCAACTGGCGCGCACAACAGTTCGAAACGCGATGCAACTTTTAGAACAACAGGGTTGGATCACACGGATTCATGGGAAAGGTTCGTTTGTAAGCACGAAACCTCCGCTCCCGATTTCAAAGACCCTCGATATTTTTGCGTTCGTGCTCCCGGAAACTCGCACAGGATTTTATCCGTCACTCCAAAGGAGTTTTGAGCAAGCAGCAGCATTAACACAAAATCAGGTTCTTGTCTGTTGTACCGAAAATAAAGTCGATGCACAGGGAAATACCATTTTGCAACTGATCGACAAACACGTTGCCGGTGTCGCCTTAGTCCCCGCGACAGTACTCGCAACACCCGCTTATCAAATTCGCCAACTGCAACAACATGGGATTCCTGTTGTCTTCTGCCATCGCGAAGTGAAAGGAGTTCAGGCCCCCCTGCTCTCAATCCCCTTTCGAGAAGTCGGACTTTTAGCAGGACAAACTCTACTCAAACATGGCCACGAGTCAGTAGCTCTCTTTTCTCCTCATCGTGCCACAGCCGCTATTGAATACGAAAGCGGGCTACGTGAAGCGCTGAGCTCACGAGGCACCAGCTGTCCTGAACCGTATATTTTTCATGGTCCCAGTTCCCAGCTACACCCTATCGATTATGAACAGGACTTGCTAGCGACATTGGAAGCAATGTTCAAACAACCAGATCCTCCCACAGCAATCTTTGCTACGTTTGATTCGTTGGCAGAATTAATCTATCTACTACTTGGTAAAATGGGTTTGCGAGTTCCCGATGATGTCTCGCTAATTGGCTTTGGTGGCACTGTTCGTCATGGCGCCATTCAAAGCAGGCTGTCCTCCATTACAGTCGACGAAGTCGCCATTGGCCAGAAAGCAGCCGAACTGCTTACATTAATGAAAGAGGGAACACTACCCATTGATTCTGCAGAAGTCTATTCGATGCCTATCAATATGAGCGAAGGACAAACACTGGGCCCCGCCCCTCAGAAGTAG
- a CDS encoding M14 family zinc carboxypeptidase: MTPRHSTLPVFSYSRQFLLLLLVLLVLMVFSNSTLAEENEALKQKLANLPQPWQEKLHRLTLKEYTETLKYWEETYPKWVQVDRIGVTREGIPLSLLKITDQKTEDKHKQVCLMTALHGGPERSGTTAVMHYIEWLLSNAPAAQETRQKQLLLIIPIINPYAYFETDRFGNSQKIDPYTGGGTNNWDLKTFQFKHPEKSPEIMAVLSVIDEFKPEVHVDVHGTGLQEYSPDQLGSRERYRGQTMFEVTGSAYSNFTLRPWDWRITETINKVGMKAGYGYDRFEADAQRLFWGNQLTAMSKKLWLGRPIFYTAHYGYARYHTMIMAFEVGWESSGLERLKGLMNIGNSNWNGAYFPGYPVNRMQSYIGHFVSAWGKTPQARRQSRVELWQKQPRLSQAVLYPQTAGRDTYIIATSAKSSELLSPDIKQFLENIKPIPTINHSALQAIVDDGPEIKIAVSKGQSAKEETPIEHGIAFQLRIPYQNPDLVDIRVNGHVLQKSATDGYVTWYGDGFTHVQINVPPKKSKTNDLYIITCLYHPQEKRSYGWKPPQAVMDRLEKK, translated from the coding sequence ATGACTCCGAGACACTCAACTCTCCCTGTTTTCTCATATAGTAGGCAATTTCTCCTATTGCTGTTGGTTCTCTTAGTATTAATGGTGTTTTCCAATTCTACCCTTGCCGAAGAAAATGAAGCACTCAAACAAAAGCTGGCGAACCTCCCTCAACCCTGGCAGGAAAAACTGCATCGACTGACACTCAAAGAGTACACTGAGACACTGAAATACTGGGAAGAAACCTACCCCAAATGGGTACAAGTTGATCGCATTGGTGTCACACGAGAAGGAATTCCACTTTCACTTCTCAAAATCACAGATCAAAAAACGGAAGACAAACACAAACAGGTCTGTCTCATGACGGCCTTGCATGGTGGACCGGAACGCAGTGGGACAACTGCGGTGATGCACTATATCGAATGGCTACTCAGTAATGCCCCGGCTGCTCAGGAAACACGACAAAAACAACTATTGCTCATTATTCCCATCATCAACCCTTATGCGTATTTTGAAACAGATCGTTTTGGCAACTCTCAAAAAATTGATCCCTACACGGGAGGCGGAACCAACAACTGGGATCTCAAAACATTCCAATTCAAACACCCTGAAAAATCTCCTGAAATTATGGCGGTCCTTTCTGTCATTGATGAATTTAAACCTGAAGTTCATGTCGACGTGCATGGCACAGGATTGCAGGAATACAGCCCCGATCAATTGGGCTCCCGCGAACGGTATCGCGGGCAAACCATGTTTGAAGTAACTGGTTCCGCTTATTCGAATTTCACACTTCGTCCCTGGGATTGGCGCATCACAGAAACCATCAACAAGGTGGGTATGAAAGCCGGCTATGGTTATGATCGCTTCGAAGCGGATGCACAACGGTTGTTCTGGGGAAACCAGCTCACAGCGATGTCGAAAAAGCTCTGGCTAGGGCGCCCTATATTTTATACTGCTCATTACGGATATGCCCGGTATCACACTATGATTATGGCATTTGAAGTGGGTTGGGAAAGTAGTGGGTTGGAGCGGTTAAAAGGCTTGATGAATATCGGCAATTCCAACTGGAATGGCGCTTATTTTCCCGGCTATCCGGTGAATCGAATGCAATCTTACATCGGGCATTTCGTCAGTGCCTGGGGTAAGACACCACAAGCACGCAGGCAAAGCCGCGTCGAACTTTGGCAAAAGCAACCGCGCCTCTCACAGGCAGTTCTCTATCCTCAAACTGCGGGAAGGGATACCTACATCATTGCAACCTCAGCAAAAAGTAGTGAGTTGTTATCACCAGACATCAAACAATTCCTGGAAAACATTAAGCCGATCCCAACGATCAATCACAGCGCCCTCCAAGCCATTGTCGATGATGGACCGGAAATCAAAATCGCAGTCAGCAAAGGTCAATCGGCTAAAGAGGAAACTCCCATTGAACATGGTATTGCGTTTCAATTACGCATTCCTTATCAAAATCCAGACTTAGTCGATATTCGAGTGAACGGTCACGTATTGCAAAAGAGTGCGACTGATGGCTACGTCACCTGGTATGGGGACGGATTTACTCACGTACAAATCAATGTGCCTCCGAAAAAATCAAAAACCAATGACCTCTATATCATTACCTGTTTGTATCACCCTCAGGAAAAAAGGTCGTACGGTTGGAAACCGCCACAGGCAGTAATGGATCGACTAGAGAAAAAATAA
- a CDS encoding sialidase family protein, which translates to MKKAASLIAVLTLILHSSSLLEASKPVQLKLESVEKIWDQDPHNAFTGLTRFKDQWFCVFRTGKAHVSADGALQVLSSKDGKNWKPVARITSDTADLRDAKISVTPQGQLMLSGAAALHQPASMRHQSMTWFSDDGTHWSKGYKIGDPNMWLWGMKWNDGNVYSIGYHTGKKGPKFTRLYKSSDGKKYETVVDTLIDKGYSNESSLVFTKDKTCYCLLRRDGSGKGATGLLGISKPPYTDWQWKDLGVKIGGPELFQLPDGRFLATVRLYSPKAHTSICQIDVEKGTLKELLELPSGGDTSYANMVLHDGLLNVSYYSSHEGKTSIYFAKLSYK; encoded by the coding sequence ATGAAAAAAGCCGCATCACTCATCGCAGTTTTGACTCTGATACTACACTCATCATCTCTATTGGAAGCTTCGAAGCCGGTTCAACTGAAACTGGAAAGCGTCGAAAAAATCTGGGACCAAGACCCGCATAACGCTTTCACAGGACTTACCCGTTTTAAAGACCAATGGTTTTGTGTTTTCCGTACGGGAAAAGCCCATGTTTCTGCAGATGGTGCATTACAAGTACTCTCTTCAAAAGACGGCAAAAACTGGAAACCGGTCGCTCGCATCACCTCTGATACAGCCGACTTACGAGATGCTAAAATTAGCGTCACTCCCCAAGGACAACTCATGTTAAGCGGTGCCGCCGCCTTGCATCAACCTGCTTCCATGAGACACCAATCGATGACCTGGTTTTCAGATGACGGAACACATTGGTCAAAGGGATACAAAATCGGCGATCCCAACATGTGGCTCTGGGGTATGAAGTGGAATGATGGCAATGTTTACTCGATTGGATATCACACTGGAAAAAAAGGTCCGAAATTCACGCGTCTCTATAAAAGCAGTGACGGAAAAAAATACGAAACGGTCGTCGATACATTAATCGATAAGGGGTACTCCAACGAAAGTTCTCTCGTCTTTACCAAAGATAAAACCTGTTATTGTCTGCTCCGACGAGACGGAAGTGGGAAAGGAGCCACGGGACTGCTGGGCATCTCAAAGCCACCTTATACAGATTGGCAATGGAAAGACCTGGGAGTGAAAATTGGTGGCCCGGAACTGTTTCAACTACCCGATGGTCGTTTTTTGGCAACGGTCCGACTTTATTCTCCTAAAGCGCATACATCAATTTGTCAGATTGATGTTGAAAAAGGTACTCTCAAAGAACTACTCGAATTACCCAGTGGTGGTGATACCAGCTATGCCAACATGGTTCTACATGATGGTTTACTCAATGTCAGCTACTATTCCAGCCATGAAGGTAAAACGTCTATTTACTTTGCTAAACTCAGCTACAAATAA
- a CDS encoding glycoside hydrolase family 10 protein: MLHQLSYLLLLTAGFSTDTDNVLDQFDFKSSSEAREKWKELKGTLPLAMQKVDDRNVLLLTAPFSSNREIPRAGIDKRVKLNLTSPGVFTLDVKPESPNSNHKVSLYFKSGTGWYSAAAQVKGQRWQTLRFAKNDFRKEDSPSGWDKVETIRLVVWRDSFTEPDTRFQIRNLKATTNQIVILVPDLKLQNKEKNTFVAADRIEKFLQTSGIQCDRVSEPELTSQALNKRSVVILPFNPNVSAKSCRILNQFMVRGGKVFLNFNIPPALEKNLGIKKGTYFKPDRPGGLASIRLKDSKIQGLPAEVKQASWNLITAIPTGHGARIVGEWVDETGKKTGKPALIVSNRGAYFSHLILGDDPVKKQALLTAIMGHFHPQLWNSIAEATIEQAGHVGPFDNFTDLRQHIVSTVTPLKSRELAARDLDQTTVSLNQAKRLLKQNQAFKSIPFARVCREKRVKIYLLTRSSPQREARAFWDHSPTGPYPGDWNRTCKELSDAGFNMIIPNMLWGGLAHYPSDVLPRSQTYEKYGDQIEQCLKAARQHGLEVHVWKVNHNLSTAPKSFLKKLREAGRTQVSVKGEPSDWLNPAHPENFQLEVDSMLEVVKKYPVDGIHFDYIRYPNDRHCYSNYSRQKFEADTGIKVQNWPNDCYDGKLKSKYRDWRAAQITRLVETVQHEARKLRPGIKISAAVFREYPDCREWVAQDWPLWAKRGYLDFICPMDYTDNDTQFRIWIEDQQKHLAGRIPIYPGIGALSTRTTLSSDRVLGQIGVTRQLKTGGFTVFSLNPQTLSSIVPDFKLSAGKVKATPTHQLRKQAIKNRQIRK; the protein is encoded by the coding sequence ATGCTGCATCAACTCTCCTATCTCCTTTTACTGACCGCTGGATTTTCAACAGACACTGATAACGTTCTGGATCAATTTGATTTTAAATCCTCATCAGAAGCCCGTGAAAAATGGAAAGAGCTCAAAGGAACGCTTCCGCTCGCGATGCAGAAAGTAGATGACCGGAACGTATTACTGCTCACAGCTCCGTTTTCGTCGAACCGTGAAATTCCACGGGCAGGCATTGATAAACGTGTGAAGCTTAATCTGACCTCCCCCGGTGTATTTACACTCGACGTCAAACCAGAATCGCCCAACAGCAATCACAAAGTCAGCCTCTATTTCAAAAGCGGAACAGGCTGGTATTCTGCGGCAGCACAAGTGAAAGGACAGAGATGGCAAACACTACGCTTTGCAAAAAATGACTTTCGCAAAGAAGACAGTCCTTCAGGCTGGGATAAAGTCGAAACAATTCGGCTTGTCGTCTGGAGAGACTCTTTTACAGAGCCAGACACTCGATTTCAAATACGTAACCTCAAAGCCACAACAAACCAGATTGTAATCCTCGTCCCAGACTTGAAATTGCAAAATAAAGAAAAGAACACATTTGTCGCCGCAGATCGAATCGAAAAATTCCTTCAAACTTCGGGAATTCAGTGTGACCGCGTTAGCGAACCGGAACTGACGTCTCAAGCACTAAACAAGCGGTCTGTTGTGATTCTTCCCTTTAACCCAAATGTCTCTGCAAAATCCTGTCGAATATTGAATCAATTCATGGTACGGGGAGGAAAAGTTTTTCTTAATTTTAACATTCCCCCTGCCCTGGAAAAGAACTTGGGGATTAAAAAAGGAACCTACTTCAAACCTGATCGTCCAGGTGGACTGGCATCGATTCGCCTCAAAGACTCAAAAATCCAGGGGTTGCCAGCAGAAGTCAAGCAAGCTTCCTGGAATCTGATCACCGCAATTCCCACAGGACATGGAGCTCGTATCGTCGGCGAGTGGGTTGACGAAACAGGAAAGAAAACAGGAAAACCAGCACTCATTGTCAGTAACCGTGGCGCTTACTTCAGCCATCTCATTCTGGGTGATGATCCTGTTAAAAAACAGGCACTTCTCACGGCCATTATGGGACACTTTCATCCCCAACTCTGGAACTCCATTGCCGAAGCCACAATTGAACAAGCAGGACACGTTGGTCCTTTCGATAATTTTACTGACTTGAGACAGCATATCGTCTCTACAGTAACACCTCTAAAAAGCCGAGAGCTCGCTGCTCGTGATCTTGATCAGACAACCGTGAGCTTGAATCAGGCAAAACGCCTGCTGAAACAGAACCAGGCATTCAAATCGATTCCGTTTGCGCGCGTTTGTCGTGAAAAACGAGTCAAAATCTATCTACTCACCAGATCCAGTCCGCAACGGGAAGCACGTGCGTTCTGGGACCACTCGCCAACAGGCCCCTATCCGGGTGATTGGAATCGTACCTGTAAAGAACTTTCCGATGCGGGCTTTAATATGATCATTCCCAATATGCTCTGGGGTGGCCTGGCACATTATCCCAGTGACGTGTTACCGCGCAGCCAAACCTATGAAAAGTATGGGGATCAGATCGAACAATGTTTGAAAGCTGCCCGTCAGCATGGCCTGGAGGTCCACGTTTGGAAAGTGAATCATAACCTGTCCACAGCACCAAAATCATTTCTCAAAAAATTGCGAGAAGCAGGACGTACACAAGTCAGTGTGAAAGGAGAACCATCGGACTGGCTTAACCCGGCACACCCGGAAAACTTTCAGCTCGAAGTTGATAGTATGCTTGAAGTCGTCAAAAAATATCCCGTCGATGGTATTCATTTCGACTACATTCGCTACCCTAATGATCGGCATTGTTACAGCAATTACAGCCGTCAGAAATTTGAAGCCGATACTGGTATCAAAGTTCAAAATTGGCCCAATGACTGTTATGACGGCAAACTGAAGAGCAAATACCGTGATTGGCGCGCGGCTCAGATTACACGTCTGGTCGAAACCGTCCAACATGAGGCGCGCAAACTGCGTCCCGGAATCAAGATTTCAGCAGCGGTCTTCCGAGAATACCCAGATTGTCGTGAGTGGGTGGCCCAAGACTGGCCACTCTGGGCAAAACGTGGCTATCTCGATTTCATCTGCCCCATGGATTACACCGACAACGATACCCAGTTTAGAATCTGGATCGAAGACCAGCAAAAACATCTCGCCGGAAGAATTCCCATCTACCCGGGCATAGGCGCCCTCTCCACGCGCACCACCTTAAGCAGTGATCGCGTTCTGGGACAGATTGGAGTCACTCGTCAACTTAAAACGGGAGGTTTTACCGTGTTCAGCCTGAATCCGCAAACGCTTTCGAGCATTGTCCCCGACTTCAAATTGAGTGCAGGCAAAGTCAAAGCCACTCCCACGCATCAGCTTCGAAAACAGGCCATCAAAAACAGGCAGATCAGAAAATAG
- a CDS encoding RtcB family protein, with amino-acid sequence MNSRQLLKIGVPQYCLKTAKTAIQKAVADNKIRGKELKERVQSVVSRPEDFLEDSAFSQLAFELVDDNREEVFEPIDYQVWGKDGIDDGALSQMDLACHVPSARGAALMPDAHHGYGLPIGGVLALEDAVIPYAVGVDIACRMKLSVLDISVDSLDKKRHQFIDAINRGTAFGVGAAHEKRQHHAVMDADWTVSKVTREKKDKAWKQLGSSGSGNHFVEFGIVTFTEDDEELGLTAGEYVALLSHSGSRGAGAAVCSTYSSIAQSRLHKRHHKLGRLAWLEMDSEAGQEYWAAMNLMGEYAAANHAVIHENVSELLGSKVISGVENHHNFAWKEEHGGKEVYVHRKGATPAASGELGVIPGSMADPAFVVRGKGNAASLNSASHGAGRCMSRRKGKEKYRWNAVKNDLEKRGITVISAGADEVPGVYKNIMEVMAEQQDLVEIVARFNPKIVKMCGDGSRAED; translated from the coding sequence ATGAACTCTCGACAATTGCTGAAAATTGGTGTTCCACAGTATTGTTTGAAAACGGCCAAAACGGCGATTCAAAAAGCAGTAGCGGATAATAAAATTCGTGGTAAAGAATTGAAGGAACGCGTTCAAAGCGTGGTAAGTCGTCCAGAAGATTTTTTGGAAGACTCTGCCTTTTCGCAACTGGCTTTCGAATTGGTAGACGATAATCGAGAAGAAGTTTTCGAACCTATCGATTACCAAGTTTGGGGTAAAGACGGAATCGATGATGGTGCGCTATCGCAAATGGACCTGGCATGCCATGTTCCTTCCGCACGCGGTGCTGCATTAATGCCTGATGCGCATCACGGCTATGGCTTACCGATCGGAGGAGTGCTTGCACTGGAAGACGCAGTGATTCCATACGCTGTCGGTGTGGACATTGCTTGCCGCATGAAGTTGTCTGTATTGGATATCTCAGTCGATTCTCTGGATAAGAAACGGCATCAGTTTATTGATGCCATCAATCGAGGAACAGCATTTGGTGTAGGCGCTGCTCATGAAAAACGACAACATCATGCTGTGATGGATGCAGACTGGACAGTCTCTAAAGTGACTCGTGAGAAAAAAGATAAAGCATGGAAGCAATTGGGATCATCGGGTTCTGGTAATCACTTTGTCGAATTTGGTATCGTCACCTTCACGGAAGACGATGAAGAACTTGGTTTGACCGCCGGTGAATATGTGGCACTGTTGAGCCATAGCGGTAGTCGTGGAGCAGGAGCTGCGGTGTGCAGTACTTATTCTTCGATTGCGCAATCACGTTTGCATAAACGACATCATAAGCTGGGACGTCTGGCCTGGTTGGAAATGGATTCTGAAGCAGGACAGGAATACTGGGCTGCGATGAATTTGATGGGTGAATACGCGGCTGCAAACCATGCTGTGATTCATGAAAATGTTTCCGAACTGCTGGGAAGCAAAGTGATTTCCGGAGTGGAAAATCATCATAACTTTGCCTGGAAAGAAGAGCATGGCGGAAAGGAAGTTTACGTACACCGTAAGGGGGCAACCCCAGCGGCGTCTGGTGAGCTGGGTGTGATTCCCGGTTCTATGGCTGATCCGGCGTTTGTGGTTCGTGGAAAAGGAAATGCAGCGAGCCTGAATTCTGCATCACATGGTGCGGGGCGTTGTATGTCTCGTCGAAAAGGGAAAGAGAAGTATCGCTGGAATGCCGTTAAAAACGATCTGGAAAAACGAGGAATCACTGTGATTTCTGCGGGAGCCGATGAAGTTCCCGGTGTTTATAAAAACATCATGGAAGTCATGGCAGAACAACAGGATCTGGTGGAGATTGTCGCACGTTTCAATCCAAAGATTGTGAAAATGTGCGGTGATGGAAGCCGAGCTGAAGATTGA